GTAATCGAAGAAGGCATGAGCGGACGCCACCGAAGCCCACCTAGTCAACGACCAAGGAGATCCACTGCCCGCTTTGGCTTTGCCTTACGATGTCTCCAATGACGGCTGGACGGGAGCGAGAGCTGCATGTGGTTGTGAGCGGTAGCTTTTGCACCTGTAAAATGTCCCTTTGAAAAAAAGTTTTCGGTCTGGGTCATCTGATGCACATGTCTCTACTACGACAGTTTTTCCCCGGCTACGGTGATGGATGAGCAAGGACGACGACACGTCTTTCTGCCCGCGCTCTTGTCTTTAGTCACTAGACGGTCTAAGGATCTATTTATTATTTTATTACTTTTAAATtttatgattattaatagatcggtgtaCTCTTTGTGAAAAAAAAATATTAGTACATGAGAGCCGTGCCGTGCTGGATGCACTGGCGCTTCTGTATTGTGTGTCGACGAATTAACTCTGTTCACTCGATTTCAGCTGAATCCAAACGTCACACTAGTATCTGATTTTCTTTGTCAAATTTGAAAAACACAGACATCATCGTAAGTAGTCACTAGGAGCAGAACTACCAGCGTTACGCCACGCCTTGAGAATTCTTTCAGCGTCTGCCTATAGCTTTCTGAAGCGCTTCGCTGATCATCCCAGGCGCCACGGCAGCAGAACCGGCGCACTGCAGTAAAAAAATCACAAGATTACATTAGTAAACCAATAACCATAACCATGGGCGTTAGCTCGATTTCCACTGGCAGACCTGAGCTCGTATCTTCAGAGCAAGATGACCATTCGGTGTCGACGACTGGACGGAGAGAACGTCCAGGCTGAGGGCCTTCAGGGCGTCGAACACTCGTGTCATCAACAGCTCCTTCCACAGGCACTGCACCTCCAGGAGGACCTCCTTGCCCATCACGGTGACGTTCACCACGTTGCTCGGGCCGTCCTCCTTCTCCTTGGGGAGGTCGCCGAGCTCCGAAGCTTTCCTCTTGGATCCAGCCGAGGCCGAGGCCTTCTTCCCGAGGACGGCATGGCGCCTCAGGCCTGTCGTTACCTTGATCGGCCTGCCGCTGGATTCTAGCTCTTCTACCCTTTGCTCCAGCTCTTTGAGATAGGCTATCGTCTCTGCTAGGATGGATGCTTTGTCCACCTGCAACAAATACTTGTTTGCAAGCAAATAAACAATCGATCGAGTATAACTGACGTCGTTCTTACGATGGTGTGCTACCTACCTTGTGAATGGACGGGACCAATGACTTGAGAATCACGAACATCTCGTTGAGCTTCTCCCGGCGCCTTCTCTCCGACATGACATGACCCTTGACGTTACTTTCCTGAGCTCTCACCGTGCCGTCACCATCATCGTTCGTCCATGCACCGCCGGCCACGGCTTTCTTCAGCAACTTCTGAGACTCCCCGGCAGCCACGTCTTGCGGCGAGTCCGATGACATCTTCCAGGCCGTAAAGCACGACGGGCGAGAGGATTCGACGGAGCTACTTAAAGTGGCAACATCGTCGGTGATCCCGCCTGCGTCCGGCACTGGCGGCGCCGGGGAAGACATCACCTCGAAGGACCCGTCCATGATCCAGTTATCCTCCAGGGCGCGCACGTCCAGCTCCTCGCACAGGCCGTAGAGCTCGTCGATCTCCTTCGTGATCCTCTCGAGGTTGCCGTCGGAAAGGCACCCCATCTCCCCTGAAATCGTCGCCGTCGCCTCGGCGACGTTGTGGTCGAGGTCCTCGAACACGATATCCGCttcttctgtttctttttctgatGGGCTGGAGCTCAGCTCCTCCACCTCCGAGCATGTCGGAAACCGTAGCTCCCAGAAAGATGTGCCGATCCGGTTCACCATGTCGGTGTCCTCCAAAACCTAGCAAATCCATCGGAACCACCTTTTCAATGTTTTGAATGGATTAATCAGCAATAATAGTATCACTTCAATTATTGGGTGAATAACTAGGAGTAATAAAAAATAACATGTGGATGGATCCGGTCTTCATGTCTGTCCAATGAATGCAGGAAAATAAGCATACTACTACCTACTCGCGGAGAGTAGTATACACTATACAATTGGTAGCCTGTCTCTACGATGTCCTATTTTTCATGAAATGTTCAAATCTCAGTCACCTATAATCAAATACTACTACTGGGGAAAAAATTGCACCTTTTGAACGTGTACAATTTTAATGAAATAGTAGTACACAACTTTCAGTTTTGTATGCTATACATGGCACGTACTATGTTTTGGTAATTTGCAATATGTTCGGTTACTGGCGATAGTACTGCTGTCCTATGGCCTCCGGTAAATTGACACACTGGAAGTAGAATTTTGTTGTTCGTGCTTGTtcgttgatctagccaaaatcagCATGTTCAAGTCGACTAGTTCCGGTGGCTCCGTGGCGGGTGGAGTTTGTATGTCGCGATGGTAGTCATAAACGATAGTTGCGTCGATGTTTGTCCATGGACCTAGTGCTATGGATGTGACGATCCATGATCAGGTCTCTGAGAGGTAGTGAGTTCTAGGCAGGCGGAAGGCATAGTATGGCGGCGGCCGGGGTCATCAATGGTGAGTGTCATTGGCATCATTCCCATTTTGAAGGCATCACTTCGGTCTCTTCTCGTCCTTCGTAGAGCTTCATGTCTTCCTGGTGCTTTGGGGTGAAGACTAAAGATCCCTCGGTATCAACAAGCAGCGAGACTACTTCACTGCCATCAATGTCTTGAAGGTGCCGCCTTGAAGTGTCCAATGCCCTCTACTCGTTAATTCCAATGTGGGTGACATGGATGTGAAGTTCAACCGTGGGATTTCCTATGGTGAGGTTCTCATATCTTCTTGCTACGGGGTATCTGACCTCACCATGGGCCCTGCCTAGTTCTATGTGGCATCTACATGTCGAATTATCAAAGTTAAGTCAAGTGAACAACGATCCAAATACCCGTTCATGGTCAACAAGTCAAACAAAGGGAGAACACAAAAAAACGTCAAGAGGAGAAGTCCAACCCAAAAAAGTCCAAGTTGTTAGAagcctaatttattatgtaagtcCAACCACCATAGACTATATCTAGCTCAGATGGGCATGTACCCTCATCCACTCTCACTTCAATCAAACTCAAGGGCATAGGCACACACGTCTAAGGGGTTCTGTGTAAGGTTTCGAGCCGGGTGCTGAGATCTGAGGGCCCTTGTAAGGATCAGATCGTCGAAAGAAGGAGAGCTTTTGAAGTGACCACATGGTGACATCATATGAGCCAAGCGATTCTTTCATCGAGTGATCTTTGAAGTGTCCTTGCTTCAGGCCCGAGCCACTCTCAACAGCTCTTTCATCGCATCTCCTAATATAGGAGTAGGTGACCCTCTATGAGAACATATAAATTTTAAAATGAACGTCTAAGCGATATATTTGTCATGTGTACGGAGACATTCACTAAAAGGCTTTGCGACACTACTCGCTGGCCACATCCCTACTCTCTAGTTGTCTCCACAATGACAACCTGATGGCTTCTAGAAATTGAAATACGGGTAGAGCTGTCCTTTTGGTCGGCGTGACTTGATGCGGGTTCGTGTATCTTTCACCTGAGTTTTATTTTTGTATTCGCAGCATTTGGCGTGCATGCATATGGGCCTTATCTTCTGCGAGGTTTGTTGGAGCGTTACTAAATTTCCCCAAGGCTATAGTTTGCTGGTTTCTGAGACACCATGTAGCCACATATACAGTAGATACTACAACATGATTTAATGGATGGAAGAGTTATAAAAATAAAGAGGTGAAAGTCATATTCACAACCCCACGAACCAACCTGATCAGCCGTCCCCAGCTCGAGCACACCGCCCATGAATGGGATGCAAGCAACTGTCTGAAAAATGTGACCCAAGACAAGCATGGAGTTGTAGTCAGAAATCTGAAGGGTGAACACGTGACATGCAGTGCTAATTATGACGTGATGCAAGAATGAATGAAGTGTATACTGACCTGAATAGACGCGGTCTGAATTAGCCGGCGATAGCATATGGCCATGCAAAAGTGGAAATCATGATATATCGGCCCCATACATAATAACATAAACATAGTCTGTGTACAAATTctccagagagagagagagacgttTCTTGCAGCAAAAATTAATTAAAGAGAGAGGCTTGAAGACGTACGTACGTACCTTCGCTAAGAGCGCGCGTTGGAAGATTTTGGTGTCCGCGAACTGAGCGTTGCAGAGCCAAATAGGTTCATTGGTCGCAAAGCTTTTGCCAGGCAAACTGATCGTACGTGTACATCAGAACACCAAATTGAATACCTCAGTCTAAGCAGCACAGTAAATCTTATCATGATAAGATGAAAGTCCAGAGTCTAGACGAACCCTTGGCCAGGCCGGAAGGCGTAGGTCATGCAGACCGTGTAGTACCACTCGGCGTCGCTGAGATCCTCCGGCGAAAGCGAGCCAGTGGGACGTCTGGCCCGGTTGTCGTATTCGCCGGAGAGTAGCGACTTGTAGACCTCCCTCAGCTGTTGGCTCCTCTCCAGGACGAGCTGGTCGTCTGTAAGGTCCGTCGAGTTGGTGATCTTCCTCGTCTTTATCTCGCCGTTGTAGAACCCGTCCTTCCACGTCAGGAATCTGCAAAACAAACGTAAGAGGAACGGAGCCGGCAGATGTTCGTTACTAGCTTGTGTGATCATCAAACGATATTATTACCCCGGGCGGCTGGTAGACATGGACCAGAATATGGCGTAAGTCCAGTTGATGCTCCTCACGGCGGCAGCGAGCTGGTTGCTAAATCGCTTCCCCGGTGACGGCGGTGTGGGTTCTTCCTGGCTCAGAGGGGCTGACGATAGTGCCATGTCCACACTATTTCTTTCCTGCACATCAAGCAGAATCAGAAGGTAAAGCTAAGAGACAAAGCAGCAAAACAATATCAAGAAAGGTATGGTTGGGTAGTATGGGAAGTATATCATCTCAATTAATTTTAGTTTATGCTGGTGTGCTAACAACCTTGTGGACATATTTCTCAAAGAGAGTACAAATAGCAATTTTCGTACTAGAGTAAGTAGAaggaagaaagtaattaagagagTGAAACTAGTTAAGCTAACCAAGAATAGAAGACAGAGCTCCAACTAAAGGGGCTGGAGTTGAGCTTTAGTTGAGCTCTGGAGACCAAGAAGCCAGGAGACCATTGGCAACCTTTCGTCGCAGAGGAAGATGGAGCTACTATGTATGCAAATGTACCAAGAATCCAAGGCATGCTATATAGATCTTTCAGCAGACGGAGCAACGACTGCGACATCAGTACACAATAGCAAAGCACTGTACGTTCAAATACCGTTACACTAACATATATTTATGGATGCTACTTTCAGGGTTGTGTAGTATGTGTTGCTTCTTTTTCCCCGTTAATCGATCATACTTTACTCCAAGGGCACGTGTCATGCCAGCTCTCTTTTATTTCTCAAACTCGCGGAACAGTTTGGCTACAAAACCCACACACACCTACGCACCCACGCACGCACATGTTTGCTGAGCAGACTCTGAccataaacctaaacctaaacctacacGGACCCTGATATCCTTGCACAACTCGGACTCTAACATGGAAAGCCACCAAATAGACCTTCTAATTGACTCCTAACATAACACGGCTTAGTAGTTCGTCTAGTCTCACATGTCACAACACTACGGGAGAGATGGAGTATGCCGACGGCCGCCAGCCATCGGCACAGCCCAGAAGACCATCGGCACAGATTGTTGCCCCGATGGTTTTACCGTCGGcatagtatttcaaaattttcaaaattattttcgtaaaaatattcaaaattgtttttgaaaaaaataattttttttcacttttcttcttctactctttttacttgttaatctttcacaatcacacttagtacacttaatcttaggtcaaattggacttgtggtcaaacttccaagttggtcacccatcctcacactactttcGCCccggcacgcttaacttcttggttctcttcggatgagcttccatgaaagaaatgacacGTTGATGTTATTATTACCATATCTATCATATTAACCCTTTGACCGTGATGTCACACCTctatatttttgaattctaaacaattacttaagtaaacaataatgaatatatataataaataataatatagaatttgaaaatcaattaaatgattttattttttgtctttttatttaatatggaataattaatatcagtaaatgcgaatttggcaaataatatgtctaaattgatcagaaaaatgagaggaatacaaatatgacatccatatcatcTTTTGAACATACAAAGTTAACTTACCCAAAtatcatgagcattagatcaagTACCTCTAGTTTAAATTATCGAAAATGAGGTGGAAAACGGCCTcaacatggcatagtttgccgaaacaaggtcatatttggcacgtgtgtaga
This region of Lolium perenne isolate Kyuss_39 chromosome 2, Kyuss_2.0, whole genome shotgun sequence genomic DNA includes:
- the LOC127335983 gene encoding anthocyanin regulatory R-S protein isoform X1 gives rise to the protein MALSSAPLSQEEPTPPSPGKRFSNQLAAAVRSINWTYAIFWSMSTSRPGFLTWKDGFYNGEIKTRKITNSTDLTDDQLVLERSQQLREVYKSLLSGEYDNRARRPTGSLSPEDLSDAEWYYTVCMTYAFRPGQGLPGKSFATNEPIWLCNAQFADTKIFQRALLAKTASIQTVACIPFMGGVLELGTADQVLEDTDMVNRIGTSFWELRFPTCSEVEELSSSPSEKETEEADIVFEDLDHNVAEATATISGEMGCLSDGNLERITKEIDELYGLCEELDVRALEDNWIMDGSFEVMSSPAPPVPDAGGITDDVATLSSSVESSRPSCFTAWKMSSDSPQDVAAGESQKLLKKAVAGGAWTNDDGDGTVRAQESNVKGHVMSERRRREKLNEMFVILKSLVPSIHKYLLQVDKASILAETIAYLKELEQRVEELESSGRPIKVTTGLRRHAVLGKKASASAGSKRKASELGDLPKEKEDGPSNVVNVTVMGKEVLLEVQCLWKELLMTRVFDALKALSLDVLSVQSSTPNGHLALKIRAQCAGSAAVAPGMISEALQKAIGRR
- the LOC127335983 gene encoding anthocyanin regulatory R-S protein isoform X2 produces the protein MALSSAPLSQEEPTPPSPGKRFSNQLAAAVRSINWTYAIFWSMSTSRPGFLTWKDGFYNGEIKTRKITNSTDLTDDQLVLERSQQLREVYKSLLSGEYDNRARRPTGSLSPEDLSDAEWYYTVCMTYAFRPGQGLPGKSFATNEPIWLCNAQFADTKIFQRALLAKTASIQTVACIPFMGGVLELGTADQVLEDTDMVNRIGTSFWELRFPTCSEVEELSSSPSEKETEEADIVFEDLDHNVAEATATISGEMGCLSDGNLERITKEIDELYGLCEELDVRALEDNWIMDGSFEVMSSPAPPVPDAGGITDDVATLSSSVESSRPSCFTAWKMSSDSPQDVAAGESQKLLKKAVAGGAWTNDDGDGTVRAQESNVKGHVMSERRRREKLNEMFVILKSLVPSIHKVDKASILAETIAYLKELEQRVEELESSGRPIKVTTGLRRHAVLGKKASASAGSKRKASELGDLPKEKEDGPSNVVNVTVMGKEVLLEVQCLWKELLMTRVFDALKALSLDVLSVQSSTPNGHLALKIRAQCAGSAAVAPGMISEALQKAIGRR